In Collimonas arenae, a single genomic region encodes these proteins:
- a CDS encoding GNAT family N-acetyltransferase, with the protein MITFEMSDKIGDLERIVELQQINLPDAVASDQRLTEGFVTMQYTVQELQLMCGAYRHAVAKSDGIVIGYALTMMKDCRTSFPFLDSMFDDAEAAVFDGRPLRDHPYFFMGQICVDKAFRGKGVFRRLYETLREHMRTECDFIVTEVSVNNPRSLGAHRQIGFTDIAHGGAGSTEWRVIAWDWR; encoded by the coding sequence ATGATTACCTTCGAGATGAGCGACAAGATCGGCGATCTGGAACGTATTGTTGAGCTACAGCAGATCAATCTTCCGGATGCTGTTGCTTCCGACCAGCGGCTGACGGAAGGCTTCGTCACCATGCAATACACGGTCCAAGAGTTGCAACTCATGTGCGGCGCGTACCGGCATGCCGTAGCAAAATCCGACGGCATCGTCATCGGTTATGCCCTGACCATGATGAAGGATTGCCGGACTTCTTTCCCATTTCTCGACAGCATGTTCGATGACGCCGAGGCTGCCGTTTTTGACGGCAGGCCGCTGCGAGATCATCCTTATTTTTTCATGGGGCAAATCTGTGTCGACAAGGCGTTCCGCGGCAAGGGTGTTTTCAGGAGGCTCTACGAAACGCTGAGAGAGCACATGCGCACTGAATGTGATTTTATTGTTACAGAGGTGTCGGTCAATAATCCCCGATCCCTGGGGGCGCACCGGCAAATCGGATTCACGGATATCGCACATGGCGGCGCGGGAAGCACGGAATGGCGCGTGATTGCATGGGACTGGCGTTGA